A DNA window from Paenibacillus segetis contains the following coding sequences:
- a CDS encoding alpha/beta-type small acid-soluble spore protein has protein sequence MARSNSKIIPESRHVLQQWKYEIAAEFGLAVGGGAGLGSADTEFAGELGAMGTGSGYGGSWGHLTSRENGSVGGEITKRLVAKAQEGLF, from the coding sequence ATGGCAAGAAGCAATAGTAAAATCATCCCGGAAAGTCGTCATGTACTACAACAATGGAAATATGAAATCGCTGCAGAGTTTGGACTAGCAGTAGGTGGCGGCGCGGGTCTTGGATCTGCCGACACAGAGTTTGCTGGTGAACTCGGAGCAATGGGAACTGGCAGCGGTTATGGCGGAAGCTGGGGACATCTAACTTCCCGCGAGAACGGCTCGGTTGGTGGAGAGATTACGAAACGATTGGTTGCGAAGGCCCAAGAAGGACTTTTTTAA
- the metK gene encoding methionine adenosyltransferase — translation MSIQGRHLFTSESVTEGHPDKICDQISDAVLDAFLENDPNARVACEVAVATGLVLVIGEISTKSEYVDIPAIVRKTVKEIGYTRAKYGFDSDTCAVLSSLNEQSADIAQGVNAALENRDPAQMDKETANIGAGDQGLMFGFATNETPELMPLPIALSHRIARRLSEVRKDGTLDYLRPDGKTQVTIEYIDGKPTRVDTIVVSTQHAEEITLEQIQQDIKEHVILPVVPAELLDGETKYYINPTGRFVIGGPQGDAGLTGRKIIVDTYGGYARHGGGAFSGKDPTKVDRSAAYAARYVAKNLVAAGLADKVEIQLAYAIGVATPVSINVDTYGTGKIAEEKLVELVRKNFDLRPAGIIRMLDLRRPIYRQTAAYGHFGRTDIELPWEQVDKAEVLKAQAGL, via the coding sequence ATGTCTATACAAGGAAGACACTTATTTACTTCCGAGTCCGTAACCGAGGGACACCCGGATAAAATTTGCGACCAAATCTCCGATGCGGTTCTTGACGCATTCCTGGAGAATGATCCTAATGCTCGTGTAGCTTGTGAAGTTGCTGTGGCTACAGGGCTTGTTCTCGTAATCGGTGAGATTAGTACGAAATCAGAATATGTAGATATTCCTGCCATCGTGCGAAAAACGGTTAAAGAGATTGGTTATACACGTGCTAAATATGGCTTCGATTCCGACACTTGTGCGGTGTTGTCATCATTGAATGAGCAGTCAGCAGATATTGCTCAAGGTGTAAATGCAGCGCTAGAGAACCGGGATCCGGCTCAAATGGATAAAGAAACAGCAAATATCGGTGCAGGTGACCAAGGTTTGATGTTCGGATTTGCAACGAATGAGACTCCTGAACTCATGCCGTTACCTATTGCTCTTTCTCACCGTATTGCACGTCGTCTATCTGAAGTGCGTAAGGACGGTACATTGGACTATCTTCGTCCAGATGGCAAAACGCAGGTAACGATTGAATATATCGATGGTAAGCCTACACGTGTTGATACGATCGTTGTGTCCACGCAGCATGCCGAAGAAATCACGTTGGAACAAATCCAACAAGATATTAAAGAGCATGTTATCCTTCCTGTTGTTCCAGCGGAATTACTGGACGGAGAGACGAAATATTATATTAATCCAACGGGTCGTTTCGTCATCGGTGGGCCACAAGGTGATGCAGGCTTAACAGGACGTAAGATCATCGTAGATACATATGGTGGTTATGCGCGTCATGGCGGAGGTGCATTCTCCGGTAAGGATCCAACGAAGGTCGACCGTTCGGCTGCTTATGCTGCACGTTACGTTGCGAAGAATCTTGTCGCTGCAGGCTTGGCTGATAAAGTTGAAATTCAGTTGGCCTATGCAATTGGCGTAGCTACCCCAGTATCGATTAACGTTGATACGTACGGTACAGGTAAAATTGCTGAAGAGAAGCTTGTGGAATTGGTTCGTAAGAACTTCGACCTGCGTCCAGCAGGTATTATCCGCATGTTGGACCTTCGTCGTCCGATCTATCGTCAGACGGCTGCTTATGGTCACTTTGGTAGAACAGACATTGAGCTTCCTTGGGAGCAAGTGGATAAGGCTGAAGTATTGAAGGCGCAAGCTGGATTATAA